The genomic DNA GGACGCTTACTACGAAGCTGAGCGAGCCAACGTGCCGCTGACGCTTTGGACGCTGGATAACCTGGTGCGCGCGTTGATTGAACATTACGGGCAGACGGATTCGGAGACCAAGCGGTTGATACCGCTAAAGATGACGTACCTGCCTGTTGCTGTCTGACACGCTGATGTTCTAACTCTCGAACGATACCCGACCAGAGTTTCCAAACTGGGCAACCATCAAGTAAATCTTGACGGTTCGAGCCTCGTACTTGAGTCGGGTCAGGTAGCTTCTTGGGTAGTTTCTGAGGTGGTTTCTTGGGTAGTTTCTTGGGTAGCCCCAAGAAACTCGACCGTTGTTTTTCTAGCATCACTGTCCGACCACCCCCAGCACTCAGTAGTTTGACGGTGGTGGAGCTCCACGGTTAACCGTCACTCCGTCGTCCAGTCAAACTCGTCATAATCCTCGTCTTCGTCTTCGTCTTCCTCTTCATCCCCAACCTCCTCAAAAACGTCGTCCTCATCTACAACGTCTTCTTCCTGCTGGCTCAGCAGAAACTCCTTACGCGCTTCAGTAATCGCGCGCCGCATGTCCTCACCCTTTTGCGGGCAATTGAGGAGTTGGGCGATGCGGTCGATTTTTGGTGCCACGGTGTTCTCCAGCGATTCAGCTATGGCCCGATAGTGCGCGTTTTTGCGGGGCAATGCCAAATGGCTGGGCGAACAGGCGGTCAGTTCTTCTGGATTTTTTCCAGTAGGGCATCAAGGTCGGCGTTCGGGTAGCGTTTGTGCAGGTTGTTGAACAGTGCATCGGCCGCTTGCGATTGGCCGGACTCGCGCAGACGCAGGACTTCGCGCAGTTGGGCGTCGAGGCCGTTGGCCGGGGCGGCAGCGCGTTGGCTGGATTGGGCTTCGTCGACGAGGATGGCTTTGCTCTGCATTGGCGCGGTCATGTCCACTATCGGCGCGGGGCCGGAAAAGGCGCCAGCAGGAGCAGCGAATGCTTCCGGTGCTTGTTCGCGCGCCATGGGTGCGGCGGGTTTCGCAGCCGGGGCATAGTCGAATTGCGGCTGCGGCTCGGGGGCGCGTTGCACCAGCGAGAGCATCAGTGCGACGCCGACGAGGCTGGCGAAGGCGACTTGCCAGCGCGGTTTGCGGCAGGTGTCGAGCCAGCGTTGCCACAGGCTTGATTTGCGCACATGCGCTTCGCGGTGAGCAGCGTTGAGGATGAACGCATCAAGGTGCGCCGGCGGTTCAGCATTGTGCTGTTCGCGCACATGTTTGATCACAGGATCTTCGGGTGTCTGGCGGGCGTCAGTCATGTCAGTACCTCCTCTGCCAGCAGCCGACGCAGTTTTTGCTGGGCGTAGCGCAAGCGGCTTTTGACGGTTTCCAGCGGCGTGTCGGTAAGGCTGGCGATTTGTGCCAGGTCGAGGTCGCCGTGGGCGCGCAGCAGGAACACTTCGCGCTGGTCGGCGGGCAGGGTTTGCAGGGCGGTTTCCAGGCGCTGACTGTTGCGGCTGAGGCTCAGCAACTGTTCGGGATCGGTCGCCTCGTCGCTGACAGCGTGCGCTTGTTCGTCGTAACTGTCGTGCAGCGGTTGATGGGCGCCGTGCTTGCGCCAGTGGTCGATCAGGCGGTTGCGGGCAATCTGGAACAGCCATGTACGAAAGGTCGCCCGGCCTTGTGGCTGACTGGCGCTGCGGATCAGGCTCAGCCAGGTTTCCTGGAAGACTTCGTCGGCCATTTCCGCTTTGCCGCTCAAACCGAGCAGAAATCGATAAAGGCCCTGACGATGACGGGCGTACAAGGTCTCGAACGCCGCGCCGTCGCCCTCGCGATAACGCGCCAGCAGCGATTCATCGCTGCTGGCGGCCGGGCTGTCGGGCGACGCAAACAGCTGACTGATGAAGCCTTTCAGACGACTCACTATTCAATCCGTCGCTCAGTGGCCAGTGCATTCGATGCGGTTGAGGTGCGCAGGCTCTGCGCCAGTTCGACCAGTTGCACAAACTCGTTACGCAGGCCAAAACGATCATCGCCCCGCGCGCCACGGGCCAGCGCTTCGGTGTCTTTCAAGCTGAAGTCGCCGGTATAGCGAGCGTCCTTGAGTTGCTGGGAAAACGCAGCGACGGCGGCGGCAAAGCGCAAATCCTCGCTGGCCGTTGCGACTTGATTGGCAATCGGCCGCTCGATCAGCAGACTTTTCCCACCTTCGGGCTGTTGATAACGCACACGCAGCATCGCCAATTCCCCGTTCTTTTCGGCAACAGCCGCACTCGATTTGCCGTAGCGCAGCGCTTCCAGCCAGCCCTTCTCGCCTGCCGGAACAATTTCATACAGTGCGGTCACCGTGTGTCCTGCGCCGATTTCGCCGGCATCGACTTTGTCATTGCTGAAGTCCTCACGCTTGAGCGCACGGTTTTCGTAGCCGAGCAGGCGATATTCGCTGACCTGCGCCGGGTTGAATTCCA from Pseudomonas baetica includes the following:
- a CDS encoding RNA polymerase sigma factor, giving the protein MFASPDSPAASSDESLLARYREGDGAAFETLYARHRQGLYRFLLGLSGKAEMADEVFQETWLSLIRSASQPQGRATFRTWLFQIARNRLIDHWRKHGAHQPLHDSYDEQAHAVSDEATDPEQLLSLSRNSQRLETALQTLPADQREVFLLRAHGDLDLAQIASLTDTPLETVKSRLRYAQQKLRRLLAEEVLT